The DNA window ctgttaaataataataataataatgtcctgcCTTTAGATAATTATAGCTGACTGTCATTCAGACCTGTTCATGTGTCTGGAGTGAAATACTGACTACACAACCAACATCACATGTAAGTAAATAAAGAGAACAGATGGTGGATATGCATTTAAAACCTATATGGGGTTGTGAGCTAATGGTTCCAGTCACTTCCTTGAACTCCTATCACATACTTGTATGCTGTACAGGGCAGGGTCCTTCATACATCATCTTATCTGTGTATTTCCATAACATTGAATGGCAAATCCCAGTATATGATCTGGGTTTTCTAATAGTTTCCACACTTTTTAGGTGACGGTGTGGACATCACACTGCATAGTCCACTCTTTGTCTGGACATCATCATTGCTCTTTTTAGCTGTTCATAAGAGACAAACATGACAACGTTCCATGAACCCAGCCGTAGGAAAGAGGGGACAAACCTGTGGAGAGACAAGGCAGGGtcatacattgttttgttttgtttttttatgtgttgatTCTAAACTggttattgttgtttttgttaaagtTAACAACCACGGCTTTAGCTGACCCTATATTGAACAATAAGGTGGCTATGTACAGACATGGCATTATagtacattatattatatgtatattccaAGCAttatattaaaactattttttcagaCTGCAGATATAATACATGATAAATTCTAGCACATGCACCCAGTGTTCAGATTATTATTATCTGTAGGACCTTTTCCAACCATCCACTTAATCAAAACCCAAATGATTTGAAAATTATGTCTCATTAGAAGACAAATGAAACCAGATATACATGCAATGCTTCTCTTTACTTCTAATAACACCCTGCTATAGATCACTTCAGTTACTTTCATGGGGAATTTCCTGACTACAGGGCAGGTTTCAAGAAGATACTAGAATAATGCAAAAAATTACCCTTTATAAAAGGCTGTTGGTCCCTCTTTGGTGAGCATGGTCCATGCACAGTTCAGGGCTGACTTGTATTGTCCAGGAGGGGAGTTCATGTATCTAGTTTTAACCACATCCACAGGGGAAGCGATGACAGTAGTGCAAAAGCCAGCCCCAAATGCAGACACAAAATGGCAAGGAAGGTtatctaaataaaatgaaaaaaatcgtATAAATGCCGTGTCACAAAAGCAAAAACTCAATTTCTCAgcaatatataccgtatttttcggactataagacgctccggcctataagacgcacccaattttaaaggagaaaaacctagaaaaaaaagattctgaacaaaatactaaaaaatcactctgtgtcaatgtatccccttctaaNNNNNNNNNNNNNNNNNNNNNNNNNNNNNNNNNNNNNNNNNNNNNNNNNNNNNNNNNNNNNNNNNNNNNNNNNNNNNNNNNNNNNNNNNNNNNNNNNNNNNNNNNNNNNNNNNNNNNNNNNNNNNNNNNNNNNNNNNNNNNNNNNNNNNNNNNNNNNNNNNNNNNNNNNNNNNNNNNNNNNNNNNNNNNNNNNNNNNNNNNNNNNNNNNNNNNNNNNNNNNNNNNNNNNNNNNNNNNNNNNNNNNNNNNNNNNNNNNNNNNNNNNNNNNNNNNNNNNNNNNNNNNNNNNNNNNNNNNNNNNNNNNNNNNNNNNNNNNNNNNNNNNNNNNNNNNNNNNNNNNNNNNNNNNNNNNNNNNNNNNNNNNNNNNNNNNNNNNNNNNNNNNNNNNNNNNNNNNNNNNNNNNNNNNNNNNNNNNNNNNNNNNNNNNNNNNNNNNNNNNNNNNNNNNNNNNNNNNNNNNNNNNNNNNNNNNNNNNNNNNNNNNNNNNNNNNNNNNNNNNNNNNNNNNNNNNNNNNNNNNNNNNNNNNNNNNNNNNNNNNNNNNNNNNNNNNNNNNNNNNNNNNNNNNNNNNNNNNNNNNNNNNNNNNNNNNNNNNNNNNNNNNNNNNNNNNNNNNNNNNNNNNNNNNNNNNNNNNNNNNNNNNNNNNNNNNNNNNNNNNNNNNNNNNNNNNNNNNNNNNNNNNNNNNNNNNNNNNNNNNNNNNNNNNNNNNNNNNNcacccacttttcccccccagttttggggaagaaaaagtgcgtcttatagtccgaaaaatacggtatatatataaatatatatatatatatatatatatatatatatatatacagtatgtttgtaCAACTGTAATTACCTGTCATTAATTTGTGGTTCAGCAAAGCTTCCTTTATCAGATCATAGGTCACAAGCTCGGTGCAGTTGACGATTGCATTTCTTGTCACATTTGGAAGTGTTCCTAAATGACACAAATAGATTGATAGGATTTTGATAAACCTAAGTATACCTCATAATATACTATACTACAACAAAATCATCTGACAGTATGGGAGGACAGGTCAGTGCTttaatggtctttttggctataaTTGGCCACATCTAACAAAATCATTATAGCTCTACCTATCTCTATACTATATCAAGAATTTGTAACTTTACATCTGTTAATAATCTAAGCCTGTATCCTGAATTACGTTGTAAACATGTTCATGTAAACGATCTGGGCTCTTTATTAAATGCTATATGGAAGACCTCAGACATGTCTATTGGTCTTGATGGATAGATGTTGCATACCTTTCCAAAGGCCTCTCATTCCTTCTTCCCTGGCAATGGTTCTGTAGGCATTCAGAGTACCACTGTATCTTTTCTTCACTCCATGAAGGTTGGCCTGTGCTTGAAATCTGACTTTCACCACATCTGTTGGTTGAGCAATGGTAACCGCCAGAGCCCCTGTTGTACACCCAGCCAGTATCCTGCTGACAATGCTTGCTTCTATAGAATAGGAAATACATGGTTTTTGTCTCAACAATATGTCTCAAATGCCTCAACAATTAATAAGTATGAGAACAGGAGCAATACATATAgtttcattcatatatatatatatatatatatatatatatatatatatatttatatcttttgttatagACTTACTCTCTTTCCCATTGGTGTAAAAGAGTTTCACTGTATCATAAAGTCCGATTCGAATAGAGGCGAAGCTCATTTGTCTCTGCAATCCTGCCACTAGCCCATTGTACAAGCTCTTTGAACCTTCTGTCTTAATAATTGTGCTGATGGTTCCAAACACTCCCTTGTAGCGGATGCCATTTATTACTCCAGATGCTGCTGACTCTCCTTGAATCTTAAATTAGAATATAACAGAAACATACATGAAAAGTTGCTTCCATGcaaaatttattatatatgaaatttaaaaagagTAACGTTTGGATGTGTCTGGACTTGTAAGCATATATGCCTTATAGGTATCTCAATATAGAAATACTTTTGATATATACAAAGTTTATCCAATGAGTACATATAATTCTTACCTGTAGTCTGACTTTAGCTGTATCCAATGGGAAGGTAAAGAGATCAGCTATACAGGCAGCAGTGCCTGCACCAATGAATTTAACAGCTGGTGTTGGGGGGATATCGGAGGGTCTCAGTCCaaccattttaaatgtattagtttaaGGCTGCAaggtaacaaataaaataaaattcaatcaTTATGCAGGACTCAGTGATTTTGGTTATAATTCTACAAatagaaatgtgttaaaaaataacttCTGATAATACTACAATACAAGACTATTCCTTAAATACACAACAAGACACTCCTGTCATTTTTGgcataatatagtaaatattctttttatcatttagaCTGTCCTTAACAAAAACCGCATTTATAATATCCTTAGTAGTAAACAGCCTTTAATTCCAATTCTACAATCACCACTTGCAGTCAGAAAAAGATTTGCAGAATACATTTACTTTGCATAAGCACTTTTCTTCTAAGCAGGCTTGCAGGAGGTAATGCACATAAAGGTCATGTATATTGGTTATTCAGTATGCAGCTACTTACTTTTCAAACTGGGGAATTGTCTGCCTGGTTTTCTTGCTGGTTCTGGGTTTCCCTGTGACTGTCCATTGAAGAAGACTCCTTATATCCAGACAGCCAGCA is part of the Pyxicephalus adspersus chromosome 3, UCB_Pads_2.0, whole genome shotgun sequence genome and encodes:
- the UCP1 gene encoding mitochondrial brown fat uncoupling protein 1, whose translation is MVGLRPSDIPPTPAVKFIGAGTAACIADLFTFPLDTAKVRLQIQGESAASGVINGIRYKGVFGTISTIIKTEGSKSLYNGLVAGLQRQMSFASIRIGLYDTVKLFYTNGKEKASIVSRILAGCTTGALAVTIAQPTDVVKVRFQAQANLHGVKKRYSGTLNAYRTIAREEGMRGLWKGTLPNVTRNAIVNCTELVTYDLIKEALLNHKLMTDNLPCHFVSAFGAGFCTTVIASPVDVVKTRYMNSPPGQYKSALNCAWTMLTKEGPTAFYKGFVPSFLRLGSWNVVMFVSYEQLKRAMMMSRQRVDYAV